In the genome of Vicia villosa cultivar HV-30 ecotype Madison, WI linkage group LG7, Vvil1.0, whole genome shotgun sequence, one region contains:
- the LOC131620408 gene encoding uncharacterized protein LOC131620408 gives MAQSDDAGTGNHSGDIPPIPLSSKNKEDVRFCSRPVQSQTIKLRIHHMGELVDHPVKWYVNGLVSEMDWLWDTDYMSYMQFEKLIRKEGYRNIKCMWYWNPKYSFSRGLRPLNCDGDVLKLIEDLKGFDLVDIYVEHTVEVLGDEDIVDHYDDDGGPNCAEDEVDSDVEVVKDADMPKNKNVVASDNEMDVNEADIGDVDTEHVETEHVETEHVETEHVDVGIEDDEEDEDYVADTEIGSLSDEDLECSDDYVEETEDLDWTSVMQCDEDHDKARKSDEDDDSDVLHTPNGSGDDEELEKFPSYKRGESSKFELGMVFSNKEMVKDAVKDYGMENNKNVVIKKNEAKRMVIKCMEGCNFHMRVSKRVGNQYWQVVSLIDEHNCARTPYNRQAKTNWLAKKFGHILRHNPDMKPAGLVAQALDRWGVKLSHDQAYRAKRRAMDMLQGAGMEQFQHLRRYAQELLKSNPNSTVVIRCADSNEGPVFERIYVCLEACKYGFAKFCRPLIGLDACFLKGDFGGQLMAAVGRDGNNKIMPIAYAVVEAETRDSWDWFIKLLLEDLEAINQRAYAFISDQQKGLIPAIQSVSAHVEQRICVKHLYGNWKKKNPGLEFKEVMWSAARATTVPSWERAMLKMKGMKETAWKEMVDVPATYWSRSHFKTYSKCDLQVNNMCEAFNRAILEYRDKPIITLLEGIKHYITKRIAKMKELVNTYSGDICPRIQMVLEKNKRNAAHWTPTWHGDDDMAIYGVTNGIDTYVVNLKQETCACRKWDLTGIPCSHSITCIWQNKKKPEDYVSEYYRKDNFKNIYSHIIYPTNGPQLWPLDNQSTMNPPIMRRAIGRPKKMRNKANDEPRLKHVLPRKLATVTCHKCGGMGHNKRSCKGKTAADRAIPKGGNKKKIAGGQKKKTKPNEEEIGNSSQAPMATQPSQQ, from the exons ATGGCACAAAGCGACGACGCAGGGACCGGTAACCACAGTGGCGACATTCCACCCATTCCTCTTTCATCGAAGAACAAAGAAGATGTCAGATTTTGTTCGAG ACCAGTTCAGAGTCAAACCATTAAGCTTAGAATTCATCATATGGGAGAGTTAGTAGATCATCCTGTTAAATGGTATGTTAATGGATTAGTGTCTGAGATGGATTGGCTGTGGGATACAGATTACATGTCATATATGCAGTTTGAAAAATTGATCAGAAAAGAGGGATATAGGAATATCAAATGCATGTGGTATTGGAACCCTAAGTATAGTTTTAGTCGTGGTCTTAGACCTCTTAACTGTGATGGTGATGTTCTTAAGTTAATTGAGGACTTAAAAGGATTTGACTTGGTGGATATTTATGTTGAGCATACAGTAGAAGTGTTAGGGGATGAAGACATAGTAGATCattatgatgatgatggtggCCCAAATTGTGCTGAGGATGAGGTTGATAGTGATGTTGAAGTTGTAAAGGATGCTGATATGCCTAAGAATAAGAATGTTGTTGCAAGTGACAATGAAATGGATGTGAATGAAGCTGACATAGGAGATGTGGATACTGAACATGTTGAGACTGAACATGTTGAGACTGAACATGTTGAGACTGAACATGTTGATGTTGGaatagaagatgatgaagaagatgaagactatGTGGCTGATACTGAGATAGGCAGTTTATCTGATGAAGACTTAGAATGCAGTGATGACTATGTGGAAGAAACTGAGGATTTGGATTGGACATCAGTGATGCAATGTGATGAGGATCATGATAAGGCTAGAAAAAGTGATGAGGATGATGATTCTGATGTGCTGCATACTCCTAATGGTAGTGGTGATGATGAGGAACTTGAAAAGTTTCCTTCTTATAAAAGAGGTGAGTCATCAAAGTTTGAGCTTGGTATGGTGTTCAGTAacaaagaaatggtgaaggatgcTGTCAAAGACTATGGTATGGAGAACAACAAAAATGTTGTCATAAAGAAGAATGAGGCAAAGAGAATGGTGATTAAATGTATGGAAGGATGCAATTTTCACATGAGAGTTAGTAAGAGGGTGGGGAATCAGTATTGGCAAGTGGTGAGTTTAATAGATGAACATAATTGTGCTAGGACTCCTTATAATAGACAAGCAAAGACTAACTGGTTGGCTAAGAAGTTTGGCCACATTCTGAGGCACAACCCTGACATGAAACCAGCAGGATTGGTTGCCCAAGCTCTTGATAGATGGGGAGTAAAGTTATCACATGATCAGGCTTATAGGGCTAAAAGGAGGGCCATGGATATGTTGCAAGGGGCTGGTATGGAACAATTTCAACATTTGAGGAGGTATGCCCAAGAATTGTTGAAATCCAACCCTAACAGTACTGTTGTGATTAGGTGTGCAGACTCAAATGAAGGCCCTGTTTTTGAAAGAATCTATGTATGTCTAGAGGCTTGCAAGTATGGGTTTGCAAAATTCTGTAGGCCATTAATAGGGTTGGATGCTTGTTTTTTGAAAGGTGATTTTGGAGGTCAGTTGATGGCAGCAGTTGGGAGAGATGGAAATAATAAGATTATGCCTATTGCATATGCTGTGGTGGAGGCTGAGACAAGAGATTCTTGGGATTGGTTCATCAAACTTCTATTGGAAGACTTGGAAGCTATAAACCAAAGAGCATATGCTTTTATCTCAGACCAACAAAAG GGATTAATACCAGCAATTCAAAGTGTGAGTGCTCATGTTGAGCAACGCATATGTGTGAAGCATCTATATGGGAATTGGAAGAAGAAGAATCCTGGTCTTGAATTCAAAGAGGTTATGTGGAGTGCAGCAAGAGCTACAACTGTACCATCATGGGAAAGGGCAATGTTAAAGATGAAAGGCATGAAAGAAACTGCATGGAAGGAGATGGTGGATGTCCCTGCAACTTATTGGAGTCGGTCCCACTTCAAAACCTATTCCAAATGTGACCTCCAGGTAAATAACATGTGTGAAGCTTTTAATAGGGCTATTTTAGAATATAGGGATAAGCCAATAATCACTCTATTAGAGGGGATTAAGCATTACATCACTAAGAGGATAGCTAAGATGAAAGAGCTAGTGAATACCTACAGTGGTGATATATGTCCTAGAATACAAATGGTGCTAGAAAAAAACAAGAGGAATGCAGCACATTGGACTCCCACATGGCATGGTGATGATGACATGGCCATATATGGTGTCACTAATGGAATTGATACATATGTTGTTAACCTCAAGCAAGAGACTTGTGCATGTAGGAAATGGGATTTAACTGGCATCCCTTGTAGCCATTCTATCACATGTATTTggcaaaacaagaaaaaacctGAAGACTATGTTTCTGAATATTACAG GAAGGACAATTTCAAGAACATCTATTCACACATCATTTACCCCACTAATGGTCCACAATTGTGGCCTTTAGATAATCAGTCCACCATGAATCCACCCATTATGCGAAGGGCAATAGGTCGTCCCAAGAAAATGAGGAACAAAGCTAATGATGAACCAAGACTAAAGCATGTACTGCCCAGGAAACTTGCAACAGTTACTTGTCATAAATGTGGAGGAATGGGACATAACAAGAGAAGCTGCAAAGGCAAGACAGCTGCTGATAGAGCCATCCCAAAAGGGGGAAACAAGAAGAAGATTGCTGGTGGacagaagaagaaaacaaagccaaaTGAAGAGGAGATTGGAAACTCATCCCAAGCACCAATGGCTACACAACCATCTCAACAGTAG
- the LOC131620409 gene encoding uncharacterized protein LOC131620409 → MSRCSVASNRSKASFVHGECRCGLDAPLMTSWTDANPGRRFYGCGMYKIQGSKRCNHFVWYDEEMGARAKDMISTLNQRLNSAKVTIEEGKKVEEEMNKQIKDLKIKIKNLKILIVIILVCSVGSISIRLL, encoded by the exons ATGTCCCGTTGTTCTGTAGCAAGTAATCGCAGCAAAGCTTCCTTTGTCCACGGAGAATGCAGATGTGGTCTGGATGCACCCTTGATGACTTCGTGGACAGATGCTAACCCAGGACGCCGTTTTTATGGGTGTGGGATGTACAAG ATCCAAGGGTCCAAACGATGCAACCATTTTGTTTGGTACGATGAAGAGATGGGAGCAAGAGCAAAGGATATGATTTCTACACTAAATCAGAGACTGAATAGTGCAAAGGTGACTATTGAAGAAGGGAAGAAAGTAGAAGAAGAGATGAATAAGCAGATTAaggatttgaaaataaagatcaAGAATTTGAAGATTTTGATTGTTATTATTCTTGTGTGCAGTGTTGGTAGCATTAGTATTAGGTTGTTGTAA